Genomic segment of Pseudomonadota bacterium:
TCCTTTTTTCGGGGCTCACACCTGTCCCCGTAGGGGGTCGACCCCTCTGTTGCAAGTAGAGACGTAAAATTTTACGTCTCTACGACTCCTTTATTGGTGTTACTTCATCCAAGGCGGTAATAAAACCTTTCCCTCAACATATTTTGGAGGGAATATCTGGATTCTTTTACCTGCCTGCCATTGTATAATGCCTGTTACTGCCCCTTCTTTAGCGTCGAAAGATGGTATGATCTGGTGAGATTTTTTATCAAAACGCATCCTGCCATATACGCCCATAATATCAAGGTTTTCCATTGCTGTTATAACAGCCTCAGAGTCTGTGCTGTTTGCTTTTTCAATGGCATCTTTAAGCTGGTACACTGCCATATAGCTCGATGATGTCCCGTATCCTTCAGGTTCGAGGCCCCATTTCTTTTTATAGGCATCAACAAACTTCATAGTCCAGGGGGTGATCTTTGCCGGAGCATTTCCGCCATTGACAAGATTTACGATAAGATACTCGCCCTTTCCGCCGGTTGCCTTCCAGAACCCAGGCTGCTCAGCTGCATTTACAAAACCTATGGGGAGGCACTTCAGCTTCATATCGCTCCACTGCTTGAGCAGCACAGCGCTTTCAGGCATATCCATCCACAGGAAAAGTATCTGTGCGCCCTTTTTGTTTGCGTCTGAAAGCCCGACAGAATAGTCATTGGTCCCTGTGGGGTATATCTTCATATCGATCACTTCCCAGCCTTTCTCAGCCAGCGCCTTTTTCATAAATTCTCCGCCACCCCGCGCATGGGCCACGTCCTGTACCATGATATATGCTTTGTTAAAATTATGTCCCTTTTTAATGTCTTCGAGCAATGCGATAAACTCCTTCATCATCACAGGCACATGGCTTGTATTTCTGAAGCAGTATTTATATTTCTCGTAGTTCTCTTCCACCCTTTTAGTGTAGGCGGGCGTGAGCACCCCTGTAGTGAGGATGCTTACCTTTTTGTGCTTGTTCAAAAGATCCATAGCTGCCAGGGCTGCCTCGGAACGGACAGGACCTCCGATGATAAAATCCGCCTTTTTCTCAAGGATAAGCTTTTCAAGGCCAAGAAGCGCCTCACTCACCGGAACGCCAGCCTCAAGGTCCCTCGTATCGATTACTTCAACATGAAAGGGCCTTTTCTTCCCGCCAACGGCTACACCGCCCTTAGCATTTATTTCATCGACGGCAAGTTTAATCCCCCTCTCGGCATCCCATCCGTAGAGAAAGGCCGTAGAAAGAGGCGCCCCTATTACTACCGGTTTTTCTGCGGCAATGGATGTGCCGATAAAACAAGAAATCATAAACAGGAAAAAGATAGAAAGATACATCAGCTTCTTCATTTGAACCCCCTTTTAATTTGTCAATAAAACCTTTTTAAATATTTATGCTATCTGGCTGTTATATCAATAAGCAATAACTATGCCAGGAAATATTATTAAAATATCCAATTATATCAATATGACGTTAAATGTGAATGTATACAGATTTTCAATCTATTGAAATATTATTTTACTTCTTGAAAATATTTTTCAAATAGACTTCCCGTTGGGCGAGATCCCATAGGTCCTAAGTTTGTTGCGTAGTGTCGGACGGGATATATCAAGCAGTTTGCATGTCTTTCCAAGATGCCAGTGTGTACGGTCCAGGATCTTTAAAATGTATTCCTT
This window contains:
- a CDS encoding ABC transporter substrate-binding protein, whose product is MKKLMYLSIFFLFMISCFIGTSIAAEKPVVIGAPLSTAFLYGWDAERGIKLAVDEINAKGGVAVGGKKRPFHVEVIDTRDLEAGVPVSEALLGLEKLILEKKADFIIGGPVRSEAALAAMDLLNKHKKVSILTTGVLTPAYTKRVEENYEKYKYCFRNTSHVPVMMKEFIALLEDIKKGHNFNKAYIMVQDVAHARGGGEFMKKALAEKGWEVIDMKIYPTGTNDYSVGLSDANKKGAQILFLWMDMPESAVLLKQWSDMKLKCLPIGFVNAAEQPGFWKATGGKGEYLIVNLVNGGNAPAKITPWTMKFVDAYKKKWGLEPEGYGTSSSYMAVYQLKDAIEKANSTDSEAVITAMENLDIMGVYGRMRFDKKSHQIIPSFDAKEGAVTGIIQWQAGKRIQIFPPKYVEGKVLLPPWMK